A window of Oncorhynchus tshawytscha isolate Ot180627B linkage group LG10, Otsh_v2.0, whole genome shotgun sequence contains these coding sequences:
- the LOC112260872 gene encoding LOW QUALITY PROTEIN: dol-P-Man:Man(5)GlcNAc(2)-PP-Dol alpha-1,3-mannosyltransferase-like (The sequence of the model RefSeq protein was modified relative to this genomic sequence to represent the inferred CDS: inserted 2 bases in 1 codon) — protein sequence MAGGVRKKSSPGPRSRVWAPLRTLWQEKHLIVFKAEYTILVASVLWFLEIGINXWVIQKVAYTEIDWQAYMDEVEGVINGTYDYTQLKGGTGPLVYPAGFVYTFTALYYITNHGVNIRLAQYLFAVFYLLTLLLVFRIYHRIQKVPPYVFFFVCCASYRIHSIFVLRLFNDPVAMMMMFGAVNLFLDGRWTLGCGLYSLAVSVKMNVLLFAPGLLFLLLSEFGLMRAIPKLSLCAAIQILLGLPFLMENPIGYMTRAFDLGRQFMFKWTVNWRFLPEWLFLSRYFHLVLLAAHLLALLLFALRRWKRPGESIMELLKEPGKRVNPAQKLTSDQMVLILFTSNFIGMCFSRSLHYQFYVWYFHTLPFLLWSGGVKKLAHLLRVLILGLVELSWNTYPSTTHSSAALHVCHLIMLLSLWFAPRVEEKTKSK from the exons ATGGCAGGAGGTGTGAGGAAAAAGTCGTCCCCTGGTCCACGGTCTAGAGTGTGGGCGCCACTTCGTACACTATGGCAGGAGAAACATTTGATCGTATTCAAGGCAGAGTACACAATACTGGTCGCCTCTGTTCTGTGGTTCCTGGAGATCGGAATAAA ATGGGTCATCCAAAAAGTAGCAT ACACAGAGATCGACTGGCAGGCGTATATGGATGAGGTAGAGGGAGTCATCAACGGCACCTACGACTACACCCAGCTCAAAGGAGGCACAGGCCCGCTGGT ATACCCAGCAGGATTTGTGTATACCTTCACAGCGCTGTATTACATCACCAACCACGGGGTGAATATTCGCCTGGCCCAGTACCTGTTTGCTGTTTTCTACCTGCTCACCCTGCTGCTCGTCTTCAGGATCTACCACCGCATCCAGAAG gTTCCTCCCTACGTATTCTTCTTTGTGTGCTGTGCCTCCTACCGGATCCACTCCATCTTCGTCCTGCGTCTTTTCAACGACCCTGTAGCCATGATGATGATGTTCGGGGCTGTCAATCTGTTCCTGGACGGCCGCTGGACTCTGGGCTGTGGCCTCTACAG TTTAGCAGTATCTGTGAAGATGAACGTGCTCCTGTTTGCCCcgggcctcctcttcctcctgctgtCTGAGTTTGGCCTGATGAGGGCCATACccaagctctctctctgtgctgccaTCCAG ATATTGTTGGGCCTACCCTTCCTGATGGAGAATCCCATTGGCTATATGACCCGGGCCTTTGACTTGGGTCGTCAGTTTATGTTCAAGTGGACAGTGAACTGGCGCTTCCTGCCTGAGTGGCTTTTCCTAAGTCGCTACTTCCATCTGGTGCTCCTGGCTGCCCACCTGCTAGCCCTGCTACTGTTTGCCCTGCGCCGCTGGAAGAG gcctggagagagCATCATGGAACTGCTGAAGGAGCCAGGCAAGCGAGTCAACCCTGCCCAGAAACTCACCTCGGATC AGATGGTGCTGATCCTCTTCACGTCTAACTTCATCGGCATGTGCTTCAGCCGCTCGCTGCACTACCAGTTCTACGTCTGGTACTTCCACACCCTACCTTTCCTTCTCTGGAGCGGAGGAGTCAAGAAGCTGGCTCACCTACTCAG GGTTTTGATCCTCGGCCTGGTGGAGCTGTCGTGGAACACCTACCCTTCTACGACACACAGTTCAGCAGCCCTCCATGTCTGCCATCTCATCATGCTGCTCTCCCTGTGGTTCGCCCCCCGGGTAGAGGAGAAGACCAAGAGCAAGTGA